A stretch of the Filimonas lacunae genome encodes the following:
- a CDS encoding helix-turn-helix domain-containing protein, whose translation MLQALDILKVAHRNTVEPSMNLLHMKEQHVPGSIQYVIRRYYPQQKWSGDDTGMLVYHYSASAPEENFLEMRYCTTGNKYCFDKSCAQCSEVPTQNCSGKHETIDVFSFHFSANFLGQFTHNVKLTNKKDEVLAFKHPNSFTKIFPVCSRKRVVLDALLNHSYSGAMENIFVNAKVQELLLYSLECLIEEKEESGFACKFLADESGRDRIYQAREILLRHIGDPITIKELSRKVAMNECYLKKGFKEVFGTTIFDFYQQQRMEHAKYLLYEKALSVTDVSAMLGYSSISHFSAAFKKHTGLKPCELLFR comes from the coding sequence ATGTTACAAGCTCTCGATATATTGAAGGTGGCGCACAGGAACACGGTAGAGCCGAGTATGAACCTGTTACATATGAAAGAACAGCACGTGCCTGGTTCTATTCAATATGTTATCAGAAGATACTACCCCCAGCAGAAGTGGTCAGGCGATGACACCGGTATGCTGGTATATCACTACAGTGCATCTGCTCCGGAAGAAAACTTCCTGGAAATGCGCTATTGTACCACCGGAAACAAATATTGTTTCGACAAAAGCTGTGCCCAATGCAGCGAGGTGCCTACACAAAACTGTAGCGGTAAACATGAAACCATTGATGTATTCTCTTTCCATTTTTCGGCCAACTTCCTCGGCCAGTTTACACACAACGTAAAACTGACCAATAAAAAAGATGAAGTGCTGGCTTTTAAACATCCGAATTCATTTACCAAAATATTCCCCGTTTGCAGCCGTAAACGTGTGGTGCTGGATGCGCTATTAAATCATAGCTACAGCGGCGCCATGGAAAATATTTTTGTAAACGCTAAGGTGCAGGAACTGTTGTTATACAGCCTGGAATGTTTAATTGAAGAGAAAGAAGAATCAGGCTTTGCCTGTAAATTCCTGGCAGATGAAAGCGGACGCGATCGCATTTACCAGGCAAGAGAGATACTACTTCGTCACATAGGTGACCCTATCACCATCAAAGAACTGAGCCGCAAAGTAGCTATGAACGAATGCTACCTGAAAAAAGGCTTCAAGGAAGTGTTTGGTACCACCATATTCGACTTCTACCAGCAGCAGCGTATGGAGCATGCAAAATACCTGTTGTACGAGAAGGCGTTAAGTGTTACCGACGTATCGGCTATGCTGGGATATTCTTCTATTTCCCATTTCTCGGCGGCTTTCAAAAAGCATACAGGATTGAAACCCTGTGAACTACTGTTCCGATAA